From Trichoderma atroviride chromosome 1, complete sequence, one genomic window encodes:
- a CDS encoding uncharacterized protein (EggNog:ENOG41), with product MEALSVPELNRQVVTRYFQEFWTNGNADIVDELCDDNVTIFYPMHGRMVGKTAAKEVIARFKQAFPDVSFRLLSPFPLIAESDYVVARWFGGGKHTGPAFYELPVGSLPTPNTGKEMRFSGTTIYRLQNGKIIEETGEESGLVALQQLGLIKMNDGFAP from the exons ATGGAGGCCCTATCAGTACCAGAGTTGAATCGCCAAGTGGTTACCCGATACTTCCAGGAGTTCTGGACCAATGGGAACGCCGACATTGTTGATGAACTGTGCGACGACAATGTAACTATCTTCTATCCCATGCATGGCCGAATGGTTGGCAAAACTGCCGCCAAGGAAGTCATAGCTAGGTTCAAGCAG GCGTTTCCGGACGTTTCATTTCGATTACTGTCCCCGTTTCCTCTCATTGCCGAAAGCGACTATGTCGTTGCGCGGTGGTTCGGCGGGGGGAAGCATACTGGACCGGCATTCTACGAGTTGCCTGTTGGGAGTCTGCCTACGCCTAATACCGGCAAAGAAATGCGATTTTCTGGAACTACAATCTATAGGTTGCAGAATGGGAAAATCATAGAAGAGACTGGTGAAGAATCTGGCCTGGTGGCGCTGCAACAGTTGGGTTTGATCAAGATGAATGATGGTTTTGCTCCCTGA
- a CDS encoding uncharacterized protein (EggNog:ENOG41) codes for MTVSNLKIQEPITLPCGLTLPNRLSKAAMAENWADNEYLPTESMLKVYETWAEGGWGSVLTGNVQVDVRYLGSTWDVSPDETIDREKTLASWKKWAKSSSKNGTPVIMQINHPGRQSPGGAGKRGYFEKAIAPSPIPLHLGDGIVAKIASALKFGTPKEMTVEDIQQVIAQFVETSKLAAEAGFAGVELHAAHGYLLSQFLNPSSNHRQDEFGGSPKARAKIIVDIIKAVREAVPKSFCVGIKLNSADFRNKEQLAACIEQLEEITGAGVDFLEISGGSYEDPEMIQGPKSASTLSREAFFLDFAKEIRGRFRNVPLMVTGGFRSREAMESALREDACDIVGIGRPAVLNPSLPKNLIFNKEVKSEDAKAYARKAPDLLLPKLLGIKIMAGGAETDWYMKQMRSI; via the exons ATGACAGTCTCCAATCTCAAGATCCAGGAGCCAATCACGCTCCCATGCGGCCTCACGCTCCCCAACCGGCTCTCCAaagccgccatggctgaaaACTGGGCAGACAACGAGTATCTTCCCACCGAAAGTATGCTCAAGGTATATGAGACGTGGGCAGAGGGTGGATGGGGGTCAGTCCTTACGGGCAACGTCCAAGTTGATGTCAGATATCTCGGCAGTACCTGGGATGTGAGCCCCGATGAGACTATCGACAGAGAAAAGACTCTCGCTTCGTGGAAGAAATGGGCAAAGTCGAGCTCCAAGAATGGCACTCCGGTCATTATGCAAATCAACCATCCCGGACGACAAAGCCCTGGCGGCGCCGGCAAGAGGGGATACTTTGAGAAGGCGATTGCTCCCAGCCCGATCCCGCTGCATTTGGGAGATGGCATTGTCGCCAAGATTGCCTCTGCACTCAAGTTCGGCACACCAAAAGAGATGACGGTTGAGGATATTCAGCAGGTTATTGCTCAATTTGTTGAGACTTCCAAGCTGGCGGCCGAGGCAGGCTTCGCAGGCGTTGAGCTCCATGCGGCTCACGGCTATTTGCTGTCTCAGTTTTTAAATCCTTCCTCGAACCACCGCCAGGATGAGTTTGGCGGATCACCCAAAGCACGAGCCAAAATCATTGTCGATATCATCAAGGCTGTGAGAGAGGCTGTCCCCAAGAGCTTCTGCGTCGGCATCAAGTTGAACAGCGCAGACTTTAGGAACAAGGAGCAGCTCGCGGCTTgcattgagcagctggaggaaATTACTGGCGCTGGCGTCGACTTTCTTGAGATTAGCGGTGGTTCATATGAAGACCCAGAG ATGATCCAAGGGCCAAAGTCAGCCAGCACCCTGTCCCGCGAAGCTTTCTTCCTCGACTTTGCAAAAGAGATCCGTGGTCGATTTAGAAACGTTCCATTAATGGTAACAGGCGGCTTCCGCAGCCGTGAGGCCATGGAGAGTGCACTTCGAGAAGACGCCTGCGATATCGTTGGCATTGGTCGGCCCGCCGTGCTTAACCCATCCCTACCCAAAAATTTGATCTTCAACAAGGAGGTCAAGAGTGAAGATGCAAAGGCATATGCCAGAAAAGCGCCGGATTTGCTGCTTCCTAAGCTGCTAGGCATCAAGATTATGGCCGGAGGAGCTGAGACG GATTGGTATATGAAGCAAATGCGATCGATATAA
- a CDS encoding uncharacterized protein (EggNog:ENOG41) translates to MFIYEGKPNGDIRPEQTLVKMENANSYNSIKSRQRNILGTFSFLPPLVPDDGIVAAATPEKGQPPKRRKQQILRAQRSHRQRTKDYMNALEQEVLRLRAEGERMNGIATNWKKCVLALVATADAPVLNIHQLSQFGPGIFLWSVSNPNQAASMAPSDASLLLGSLYQWQVYQQQPMIYPSLDMLPHINIEDASEEFLLRNFYENIIPTLDVTESTTQGYVKHILPSVFNNPMVRSAFLAASASHIQIAQGAKTMVDRLSYRSAAIAELRHVSARPETDSCAPLATILGLMIDDMICGHRECPALLKLAEFWVHKDSQFSTDPGEKATRRFLLDQVQLLKTIVCPLYQFNKIISKENHAADGKQMLSLNQKDLFEIFSAIESAVSQACHIYTIPTSSTPIEISSPDSDSSYDDLNKLLDRLQATVVKIPPYALGENSLTWVYFIAASRSKRIDHSAFFVARFAELLQRIGHDKVNELLAGLI, encoded by the exons ATGTTCATCTACGAAGGCAAACCCAACGGCGACATCAGACCAGAACAAACCTTGGTCAAGATGGAAAACGCAAATTCGTATAATTCTATTAAAAGTCGCCAGAGAAATATTCTCGGCACATTCTCATTCCTGCCACCATTAGTGCCTGATGATGGAATTGTCGCCGCTGCCACGCCCGAGAAGGGCCAGCCTCCCAAGAGGAGAAAGCAGCAGATCTTACGAGCACAGAG AAGCCATAGGCAAAGGACAAAAGATTATATGAATGCCCTGGAACAAGAGGTCCTACGTCTCCGAGCAGAGGGCGAGCGGATGAATGGGATAGCCACCAATTGGAAGAAATGTGTATTGGCTTTGGTTGCCACAGCAGACGCACCAGTATTAAACATCCATCAGCTCTCACAGTTTGGCCCGGGCATATTCCTGTGGTCAGTGTCAAATCCGAACCAAGCGGCGAGCATGGCCCCCAGTGATGCTTCTCTACTCTTGGGCAGCCTATATCAGTGGCAAGTATACCAACAACAGCCAATGATATATCCCAGCCTGGACATGCTGCCACACATCAACATCGAAGATGCCTCTGAAGAGTTCCTCTTGAGGAATT TCTATGAGAATATTATCCCGACATTGGATGTCACTGAGTCAACTACCCAAGGGTATGTCAAACACATTCTGCCATCAGTCTTCAACAACCCAATGGTTAGAAGTGCATTTTTGGCAGCATCTGCCAGCCACATCCAGATTGCCCAAGGAGCAAAGACAATGGTCGACAGACTCAGCTACAGGTCAGCCGCAATTGCCGAGCTGAGACACGTCTCAGCGCGACCAGAGACGGACTCTTGCGCGCCTCTCGCTACCATCTTAGGCTTGATGATTGATGACATGATATGTGGCCACAGGGAATGCCCTGCTCTTCTAAAGCTTGCCGAGTTCTGGGTTCACAAGGATAGCCAATTCAGCACTGATCCAGGCGAAAAGGCAACACGCAGATTCTTACTTGACCAAGTCCAACT GCTAAAAACAATTGTCTGTCCCTTGTACCAATTCAACAAGATTATTAGCAAAGAGAACcatgctgcagatggaaagCAGATGCTGTCGCTCAACCAAAAGGACCTATTCGAAATCTTCTCCGCAATTGAAAGCGCAGTGTCACAAGCATGCCATATTTATACAATCCCAACCTCCAGTACTCCCATCGAAATTAGCAGTCCAGACTCGGATTCATCTTATGATGACCTCAACAAACTGCTGGACCGGCTCCAGGCTACTGTGGTCAAGATACCCCCGTACGCATTGGGAGAAAATTCTTTGACCTGGGTCTACTTTATCGCGGCATCAAGAAGTAAGCGAATCGACCATAGCGCTTTCTTTGTTGCAAGATTTGCAGAATTGTTACAACGGATCGGACATGACAAAGTAAATGAGCTATTAGCTGGACTAATATGA
- a CDS encoding uncharacterized protein (EggNog:ENOG41~CAZy:GH92~SECRETED:SignalP(1-19)) encodes MHIQQLVAYWPLLVGLSQAADQQPSFDVLDYIDPLIGTANGGHVFPGATLPYGMAKSVADGNEEIQGGYASNDGLITGFSHMHDSGTGGGASLGNFPLFAQTGCLNDDLNNCYYPSTLRASAKINETVVAKPGYFAIQLNTSVKAEMTVTNHTALYRFTFPTDGTPTKLPANGTTPYSPLILADLADLSGSRTDSIISVDAHTGRISGNGTFRPSFGIGNYNLYFCTDFQGAKLRNTGIFVNNRAGTDRKSFRTYDDGQSPILPAGAWAQFHPPANNQILARVGLSFISTAQACSNAQKEIPNFDFESVRSDAEDAWRKKLSTIKVDNTGVSDSLQRTFWSGIYRTLISPQDYTGENPLWKSNEPYFDSYYCIWDSFRSTHPLLTLVDPHAQAMMIRSLIDVYRHEGKLPDCRMSLCKGFTQGGSNADNLLADSYLKGLTDGIDWATGYEAVVSDAEVEGQIWTVEGRGGLQSWKTLGYIPTDDWDFSGYGLFTRSISRTIEYSYNDFCIAEMARGLGHHADAEKYLKRSGNWKNMYDPTSRSKLNLTGTQDYSLFTDSGFEGFLQPRYLNGTFGFQEPAICTDLYNFNGCYLNPGGHETYEAGSWLYTFYVPHDQATLITTLGGPDAFVRRLEFMHNTPGLFYIGDEQAYLLVYEFHYAGRPGLSAEYLHRYIPSAFNDTTAGLPGNDDSGAMGSFTALSMMGLYPMSGQNVYLVIPPFFPEVSFTDPRSGKTATIRNINFDAGYSNIYIQSAKLNGKPYNKAWVTHNFFLDGGVLELTLGPQENTKFGTAQADLPPSASTHFWN; translated from the exons ATGCACATCCAGCAACTTGTGGCCTACTGGCCATTGCTGGTTGGGTTGAGCCAAGCAGCAGATCAGCAGCCTTCTTTCGATGTACTTGACTATATTGACCCGTTGATTGGCACTGCGAACGGAG GACATGTCTTCCCAGGCGCAACTCTCCCTT ATGGCATGGCAAAGAGTGTAGCAGATGGCAATGAGGAAATCCAGGGAGGTTATGCCTCAAACGATGGCCTAA TCACTGGCTTTTCTCACATGCACGACAGTGGAACAGGTGGT GGCGCATCACTGGGAAATTTCCCTCTTTTTGCCCAGACTGGTTGTCTAAACGACGACCTCAACAACTGCTACTACCCTTCAACCTTGAGAGCGTCAGCAAAAATAAACGAAACGGTAGTGGCCAAGCCGGGGTACTTTGCTATACAGCTCAATACGTCGGTCAAGGCTGAAATGACAGTCACAAACCACACAGCGCTGTACAGATTCACATTCCCGACGGACGGCACTCCAACCAAGCTCCCTGCCAATGGGACAACGCCTTATAGCCCTCTGATTCTGGCCGATCTGGCCGATCTCTCCGGATCCAGAACCGATTCAATCATCTCTGTTGACGCCCACACAGGTCGCATATCCGGCAACGGCACCTTTAGGCCTTCTTTTGGCATTGGCAACTATAATCTCTACTTCTGTACAGACTTCCAAGGCGCGAAGCTTCGAAACACGGGCATCTTTGTAAACAACCGCGCAGGTACCGACCGCAAGAGCTTCCGCACTTATGATGATGGCCAGAGCCCAATCCTGCCCGCTGGCGCCTGGGCTCAGTTCCACCCTCCAGCCAACAACCAGATTCTGGCTCGAGTCGGGCTCTCATTCATCAGCACCGCTCAAGCCTGCAGCAACGCGCAGAAAGAGATTCCcaactttgactttgagTCTGTGAGATCCGATGCTGAGGATGCATGGCGCAAGAAGCTTAGCACTATCAAGGTGGACAACACAGGCGTCAGCGACTCTCTCCAAAGGACGTTCTGGAGTGGCATCTATCGCACGCTGATTTCTCCACAAGATTATACTG GCGAAAACCCCCTCTGGAAGAGCAATGAGCCATACTTTGACTCGTATTACTGCATCTGGGACAGCTTCCGAAGCACACATCCCTTGCTTACACTGGTCGACCCTCATGCTCAGGCAATGATGATTCGCAGTCTCATTGATGTTTACCGTCATGAGGGCAAACTCCCTGATTGCCGCATGTCCCTCTGCAAGGGGTTCACCCAAGGCGGCAGCAATGCTGACAATCTATTGGCGGATTCATATTTGAAGGGTTTGACGGATGGCATCGACTGGGCCACTGGTTATGAGGCTGTCGTATCTGACGCCGAGG TCGAGGGCCAAATTTGGACAGTCGAAGGCCGTGGAGGCTTGCAGAGCTGGAAGACTCTTGGCTACATCCCAACCGATGACTGGGACTTTAGTGGCTATGGTCTCTTCACTCGTTCTATTTCACGAACGATTGAATACTCTTACAACGATTTCTGCATCGCCGAGATGGCCCGCGGTCTTGGACACCATGCCGACGCAGAAAAGTATCTGAAGCGCTCCGGTAACTGGAAGAACATGTACGACCCAACGTCGCGCTCAAAGCTGAACTTGACCGGAACTCAAGACTACAGCCTGTTCACCGACAGTGGATTCGAAGGCTTTTTGCAACCGCGATATCTAAATGGTACATTTGGCTTCCAAGAGCCTGCCATATGCACTGACTTGTACAACTTCAATGGCTGTTATTTGAATCCTGGCGGCCACGAAACATATGAAGCTGGCTCTTGGCTCTACACCTTTTACGTGCCCCACGACCAGGCCACACTGATCACAACTCTCGGTGGTCCAGACGCTTTCGTGCGTCGTCTCGAGTTTATGCACAACACTCCAGGCCTGTTTTACATCGGTGACGAACAAGCCTATCTCCTTGTCTATGAATTCCACTACGCCGGAAGACCAGGTCTCTCCGCAGAATACTTGCACAGATACATCCCCAGCGCCTTCAACGACACCACCGCCGGTCTTCCAGGAAACGATGACTCGGGTGCCATGGGCAGCTTCACGGCGCTTTCCATGATGGGCTTGTACCCCATGAGCGGACAGAACGTCTACCTCGTCATCCCGCCATTCTTCCCAGAGGTCAGCTTCACCGACCCGCGATCCGGCAAGACGGCGACCATTCGCAACATCAACTTTGATGCCGGATACAGCAACATTTACATCCAGAGCGCCAAGTTGAACGGCAAGCCGTATAACAAGGCATGGGTGACTCACAACTTCTTCCTTGACGGCGGCGTGCTTGAGTTGACTCTCGGGCCGCAAGAGAATACAAAGTTTGGAACTGCCCAGGCAGATCTTCCGCCGAGTGCCTCTACGCATTTCTGGAATTAA
- a CDS encoding uncharacterized protein (EggNog:ENOG41~CAZy:GH1~SECRETED:SignalP(1-19)): MGGKTLLSVFAFFSTLVDAQQKYVLTTGPTARSQCSATTAASPTFSFSTFAFTQSETYRYAIPVPSPTSTETFAAPFSALSSLIPHIVTTTWGSWNPNATVTATDFHDKYGSASWSALWENARPFLTNFTSTGIYSTTVSPTPVPSAELVLPPRDYFGPTDCYYFPDGFIYGVAGSASQIEGAISHEGKAPSAADIIAKDDPSQDYVTNENYYLYKQDIERLAAIGVKYYSFSIPWTRILPFAVPGSPVNRQAIDHYSDLIDFVIAKGMLPVVTLIHFDTPLQFYAANVSTLYEKPSVGYNNGAYQNETFLDSFVHYGKIVMTHFADRVPLWVTFNEPFVYCQNGHSVDTVIKAHAQLYHFYHDQINGTGKVGMKNSNLFGVPLDPLNASHVEAANDFNNFQLAIFGNPIYLGKDYPAVYKERVPDYVPLTKKDLDYMKGTADFWGTDAYTITVISPLSASESPCLNTPSNVFYPECEQQSWGGKFGWNVGYASQTFVYITPTYLRHYLSYLWNKYRSPIIVTEFGFPVANEAALPLAQQLFDSPRSQYYLSFMSEILKSIWEDGVQVLGVIAWSFVDNWEFGDFTPQYGMQTVDRTTQERHYKKSLFDFVDFIQARTWPN; this comes from the exons ATGGGAGGCAAAACACTCTTGTCAGTGTTTGCTTTCTTTAGTACACTTGTGGACGCTCAGCAGAAATATGTTCTCACGACGGGTCCGACAGCGAGATCGCAGTGCTCTGCCACTACCGCCGCATCTCCTACATTTTCCTTCTCGACCTTTGCATTTACTCAGTCAGAGACCTATCGCTATGCAATTCCTGTTCCGTCGCCTACTTCCACGGAAACATTTGCCGCTCCTTTCTCCGCTCTCAGCTCTCTGATCCCTCATATTGTCACAACCACCTGGGGTAGCTGGAATCCCAACGCTACTGTGACTGCGACTGACTTTCATGATAAATATGGCAGTGCCTCTTGGAGTGCGCTTTGGGAGAACGCGCGACCATTTCTTACCAACTTTACATCCACTGGCATCTACAGTACGACTGTTTCGCCGACACCAGTGCCAAGTGCCGAACTTGTATTGCCGCCAAGGGATTATTTTGGTCCAACGGACTGTTACTACTTTCCCGATGGCTTCATATATGGCGTAGCTGGCTCAGCTTCCCAGATTGAAGGTGCTATTAGCCACGAAGGAAAAGCGCCATCTGCAGCGGATAtcatcgccaaagatgaccCCAGCCAAGATTACGTGACAAATGAGAATTACTATCTATATAAGCAGGATATTGAGCGACTGGCAGCGATAGGagtaaaatattattcaTTCTCAATCCCATGGACTAGAATTCTACCATTTGCAGTTCCGGGCTCACCTGTTAACCGGCAGGCTATTGACCACTATAG tGATCTTATCGATTTTGTTATAGCAAAAGGGATGCTCCCCGTCGTTACGTTGATTCACTTTGATACACCATTGCAGTTCTATGCCGCAAATGTCTCAACTTTATATGAAAAACCCTCAGTGGGTTATAATAACGGAGCCTACCAAAATGAGACGTTTTTGGATTCTTTTGTT CACTATGGAAAGATTGTCATGACACATTTTGCCGATCGA GTTCCTCTTTGGGTGAC GTTTAACGAACCATTTGTTTACTGCCAGAATGGACATTCCGTGGATACAGTAATCAAAGCACACGCTCAATTATACCACTTTTATCACGATCAGATTAACGGTACAGGCAAAGTTGGAATGAAAAACAGCAATCTATTCGGTGTACCGCTTGATCCATTGAATGCCTCCCACGTTGAGGCAGCCAATGATTTCAATAATTTCCAACTGGCAATCTTTGGCAATCCGATATATCTCGGCAAAGACTATCCTGCTGTATACAAAGAACGAGTCCCAGACTACGTTCCTCTTACCAAAAAAGATCTAGATTACATGAAAGGCACCGCGGACTTTTGGGGAACCGACGCATATACTATTA CTGTTATCTCACCTCTATCTGCAAGCGAGTCACCTTGCTTAAACACCCCATCCAACGTATTCTATCCGGAATGCGAACAGCAGAGCTGGGGTGGGAAATTTGGCTGGAATGTCGGATACGCCAGCCAAACATTTGTCTATATTACTCCGACCTATTTACGCCATTACTTATCATACTTGTGGAACAAGTATCGCTCTCCGATCATCGTTACCGAATTTGGCTTCCCTGTCGCGAATGAAGCCGCACTGCCATTGGCACAGCAACTCTTCGACTCACCTCGCAGCCAGTACTATTTGAGCTTTATGAGTGAGATACTGAAGAGCATCTGGGAGGATGGCGTGCAAGTACTCGGTGTGATTGCGTGGAGCTTTGTCGACAACTGGGAATTTGGGGACTTTACGCCACAGTACGGAATGCAGACTGTGGATCGAACAACGCAGGAAAGGCATtacaagaagagcttgttTGACTTTGTCGACTTCATTCAAGCTAGAACCTGGCCAAATTAG